Proteins from a single region of Chitinivibrio alkaliphilus ACht1:
- the radA gene encoding DNA repair protein RadA — protein sequence MAKKKSSFVCTECGETFLKWVGRCTSCGAYNTIKEFRESVSAKHTDRYTGFLPDTESAGVVRKLSEYTAGAVSRISTGFPEVDMVLGGGVVPGEVCLIGGSPGIGKSTLLLQIAAYLSQHVGSVLYVSGEESLEQISLRARRIGCIDADIQAVAETAMEKISDHMGRMTPAFVVIDSIQTLHTSYIDSSPGSISQVRESTALIAKLAKQLNIPVFIIGHVTKNGSLSGPRVLEHMVDAVLHFEGDSNYSYRFLRGLKNRFGPAGEVALLDMKHSGLHELSQGARFLLNSASLEKPGTAVVPLLEGSRVLMVEVQALVTQSHFGLPQRVAAGINQKKLALIVAVLEKYANISLGGYDIFINITGGFRVHEPAVDLAIAAAIVSSFRNISLGRGTSFTGELGLSGELRPVADMEKRIREAGTLGFSRLVCPPLGECSAPKGDISLVICEDIAGMIEQLL from the coding sequence ATGGCGAAGAAAAAAAGCTCCTTTGTATGTACAGAGTGTGGAGAAACCTTTCTTAAATGGGTTGGGCGCTGTACTTCCTGTGGAGCATATAACACTATTAAAGAATTTCGTGAATCTGTCTCGGCAAAGCACACGGATCGGTATACAGGGTTTCTTCCTGATACTGAGTCAGCGGGGGTTGTCCGGAAGTTATCTGAATATACTGCGGGAGCCGTATCTCGTATTTCCACAGGCTTCCCCGAGGTCGATATGGTTTTGGGAGGGGGGGTTGTTCCCGGTGAAGTATGTCTTATCGGGGGCAGTCCGGGAATTGGAAAATCAACCCTGTTGTTGCAGATTGCAGCGTATCTTTCACAGCATGTTGGATCGGTGTTGTATGTCTCAGGAGAGGAGTCCTTGGAACAGATTTCCCTACGTGCCCGGCGTATCGGCTGTATCGATGCTGATATACAGGCGGTTGCGGAAACTGCCATGGAAAAAATAAGTGACCATATGGGGCGAATGACCCCGGCCTTTGTTGTTATCGATTCGATCCAAACGCTTCACACCTCATATATCGATTCATCACCCGGATCTATCAGTCAAGTTCGGGAATCTACAGCGCTCATAGCAAAGCTTGCAAAGCAGTTGAATATCCCCGTGTTTATTATTGGGCATGTTACCAAAAACGGCTCTCTCTCGGGGCCGCGCGTACTTGAGCATATGGTTGATGCGGTTCTTCATTTTGAAGGGGACAGTAATTATTCCTATCGATTTCTCCGCGGCTTAAAAAATCGCTTTGGCCCTGCCGGTGAAGTGGCCTTACTTGATATGAAGCATTCGGGGTTGCATGAGCTTTCTCAAGGAGCTCGATTTTTACTGAATAGTGCATCTCTGGAAAAGCCAGGTACTGCCGTCGTACCCCTCCTTGAGGGATCGCGTGTGCTTATGGTGGAAGTGCAGGCCTTGGTTACACAAAGTCATTTTGGACTTCCCCAACGGGTTGCTGCGGGCATTAATCAGAAAAAATTAGCCCTCATCGTGGCTGTATTGGAAAAATATGCGAATATCTCTCTTGGCGGGTATGATATATTTATTAACATCACCGGCGGATTTCGTGTGCATGAACCGGCTGTAGATTTGGCAATTGCCGCAGCAATTGTCAGCTCCTTTCGAAACATTTCCCTTGGACGGGGAACATCCTTTACGGGGGAGCTGGGTCTGAGTGGTGAGTTACGCCCCGTGGCAGATATGGAAAAGAGAATTCGTGAAGCAGGAACCCTCGGGTTCTCACGCTTGGTTTGCCCACCTCTCGGAGAGTGCTCTGCTCCGAAGGGAGATATTTCCCTTGTTATTTGCGAAGATATTGCCGGGATGATCGAGCAGCTTTTATAA
- a CDS encoding M23 family metallopeptidase, producing MKTIVLGMALFLLWACFPESPAPEIEQPVSQEKTEPPVVDTTPKDTTVWKHLQLEPGEGVFQVLGRLNVSHAKKMRLINTLRFEADLTSLRAGERFSAKYHRDYTTAMRAFVYRPNRVTEHRITIDPLSDSLHYSFSRKETDVQERMLMGTIGPGSSLNASLLKAGLSQNITSVVNGILLCKVAFRTDARVGDTFTVLLHEEFYRDSLIPEFTRVLYTDYRGSRSGTHRAYRYSEEDETSIYNGHYTREGTALIHSAVRYPLDRLHVSSPYGWRTHPITGRRSFHNGIDYAIEHGAPVYAVAPGRVVVSGYDRYSGNKIAIRHADGYTSYYLHLSQKNVRVGQSVHSRQVIGRVGSTGMSTGPHLHLGFRNPQGNWVNPNSKRMIATQRLSGERLEKLEKQAARIDTVKEQIQNNDAVVFFDHEKQIAQREKEEEEELSDEG from the coding sequence ATGAAAACTATTGTTCTCGGTATGGCCCTATTTCTTTTGTGGGCTTGTTTTCCCGAAAGTCCTGCACCGGAAATAGAACAACCCGTTTCTCAGGAAAAAACTGAGCCCCCCGTGGTTGATACAACACCGAAAGACACAACAGTGTGGAAACACTTACAGCTGGAACCGGGGGAAGGGGTATTCCAAGTATTAGGCCGTCTTAATGTTTCCCATGCAAAAAAGATGCGTCTGATTAATACGCTCCGCTTTGAAGCTGATCTTACATCCCTGCGCGCAGGGGAGCGGTTTTCTGCAAAATATCACCGTGATTACACCACCGCCATGCGTGCCTTTGTGTATCGTCCTAATCGCGTAACGGAACACCGTATTACCATTGATCCCCTAAGCGATAGTTTACACTACTCCTTTTCCCGTAAAGAGACGGACGTACAAGAACGCATGCTCATGGGGACCATCGGACCGGGATCGTCCTTAAATGCCTCCCTGCTTAAGGCAGGACTGAGCCAGAACATCACCTCCGTGGTGAACGGTATTCTGCTATGTAAAGTAGCCTTCCGTACGGATGCACGGGTGGGTGACACCTTTACGGTTCTCCTACACGAAGAGTTTTACCGCGACAGCCTTATCCCTGAGTTTACTCGCGTACTCTATACCGACTACCGTGGATCACGATCCGGAACACATCGGGCATATCGTTACAGCGAGGAAGATGAAACCTCTATTTATAACGGGCACTATACCCGTGAAGGAACAGCCTTAATTCACTCTGCTGTCCGCTACCCCCTTGATAGGCTCCACGTATCCTCCCCATATGGCTGGCGGACTCACCCGATTACAGGGAGGCGTTCCTTTCACAACGGCATAGACTATGCCATTGAACATGGTGCTCCCGTATATGCCGTAGCTCCGGGACGAGTGGTTGTCTCAGGCTATGACCGGTACTCAGGAAACAAAATTGCCATACGCCATGCGGATGGGTATACCTCATACTATCTCCATCTGAGTCAAAAAAATGTACGGGTCGGACAATCGGTACATTCCCGGCAGGTCATTGGGCGAGTTGGAAGTACGGGTATGTCCACAGGGCCACACCTTCATCTTGGATTCCGAAACCCCCAAGGCAACTGGGTCAATCCAAATTCAAAACGTATGATTGCCACCCAACGTCTTTCTGGAGAACGCTTGGAGAAACTTGAAAAACAAGCAGCACGTATTGATACTGTTAAAGAACAGATACAAAACAATGACGCTGTGGTATTTTTTGATCATGAAAAACAGATCGCGCAGCGCGAGAAAGAAGAGGAAGAGGAACTTTCTGATGAGGGATAA
- a CDS encoding DUF4340 domain-containing protein produces MFFLEQERSRPHYTPFFSSDFAPSQIGRIVISEKDSLVVLNQVDQEWFITMDTTHSFIGFPVEQEQIDTLFTRSRRIHNRNHIAASSEARTRLGVTEETGKTVRTYDMKGAPLHTFYIGRPGEVWANSYFRMSGEDDIYSVGENIRFAYGANLDRWREDRLFTFTPEEITHVGVTHRDESYFHITKQDDSRWKLDVSDDDPITRDSTLVRRFLLYLSEAEAGQWSYEAEHLEVGTTPPLMDISIELASGKVHRLTVVEQLPDSLRYRALSSTFDSPFYLFNSRIQFMNREMRRIRNPEKTEELDAESPIKDLKERLGY; encoded by the coding sequence GTGTTTTTCCTTGAACAGGAACGAAGCCGCCCCCACTACACCCCTTTCTTCAGTAGTGACTTTGCTCCATCTCAGATAGGGCGTATTGTTATATCGGAAAAAGACTCCCTTGTCGTGCTTAATCAAGTTGATCAAGAGTGGTTTATCACCATGGATACGACACACTCCTTTATCGGCTTTCCCGTAGAACAAGAGCAGATTGATACGCTCTTTACCCGCAGCCGTCGTATTCATAATAGAAATCATATCGCCGCTAGTAGTGAGGCACGCACCCGTCTTGGAGTTACCGAAGAAACCGGAAAAACCGTGCGTACCTACGATATGAAAGGAGCTCCACTGCATACATTCTATATCGGCCGTCCCGGAGAAGTATGGGCAAACAGCTATTTTCGCATGAGTGGAGAAGATGATATCTACTCTGTGGGCGAGAATATTCGCTTTGCCTATGGTGCGAACCTTGACCGATGGCGCGAAGATCGCCTCTTTACCTTTACCCCCGAAGAGATCACCCACGTAGGAGTTACACACCGGGATGAATCATATTTTCATATTACAAAACAGGATGACAGCCGATGGAAGCTGGATGTTTCAGATGATGACCCCATTACACGGGACAGTACCCTTGTACGGCGATTTTTGTTGTACCTGAGTGAGGCTGAAGCAGGTCAATGGAGCTACGAAGCAGAGCATCTTGAAGTAGGCACAACTCCTCCCCTGATGGATATTTCCATAGAACTTGCATCGGGAAAAGTACACCGTCTAACTGTGGTTGAACAGCTGCCCGACAGTCTCCGATACCGTGCATTGAGTAGCACCTTTGACAGTCCCTTTTATCTCTTCAATTCACGAATTCAATTCATGAATCGTGAAATGCGCCGTATTCGTAATCCGGAAAAAACTGAAGAACTTGATGCAGAATCTCCTATTAAAGACTTAAAGGAACGCTTGGGGTACTAA
- a CDS encoding GldG family protein, producing MKRNAIKTRLFAILSIGIVFGYVGILNFAGNRFFFRADLTENNVYTLSTPTKERLGEIDDIIRIDVFFSENLPPRYQRVRTRVMDMLYEFQRFSHGRIRVEQHDPTTSTDDLSLALALNVEEIRIEDVSARHLAKLHGYSGLAIRYGDRTETLNDISSTVHLERDILQRIINVTTEKLPQVGVVKTDTITPIPDEMVQRYQLQQPSGLTSQRYRNLYDILLETYRVKHLDLSRQSIPDDISTIVIPGGDEATLSSPEFLRELDAFFARGGNAMILAPRLDINLAAMGRQPHVTFKEYPFYALLESYGVSVGETVILDQYCDNIYADQGSVPFKYPYFPVITQDGLNKTHPITSSISGVILQWASPVFAHENAAKEDLRIDTLLFSSEKSFGNTPPIGLAPNQDWDRMFDQAERAGEAPFGPFPLAVSVEGVLPNRFADETAPPPEQENRLVVVGSDNFVTHDGMGLNNRIFIQNSVDWVSRRDDFIHIRSQNITDRRITRDGIPTNSALARRIRTVNIFLLPLIVWLIGIGIFLHRREIESNSLHNKKKSGGTHGE from the coding sequence ATGAAACGAAACGCCATAAAAACTCGTCTCTTTGCGATCCTCTCAATAGGTATTGTCTTTGGATATGTGGGTATCCTTAATTTTGCGGGAAATCGGTTCTTTTTCCGTGCTGATCTAACGGAAAACAATGTCTATACCCTCTCTACCCCTACGAAAGAGCGGCTTGGAGAAATCGACGATATTATTCGTATAGATGTGTTCTTCTCTGAAAATCTTCCTCCACGCTATCAACGTGTTCGTACCCGTGTTATGGATATGCTGTATGAATTTCAAAGATTTTCCCATGGACGCATTCGGGTGGAACAACACGACCCAACCACCAGCACGGACGATTTAAGCCTTGCCTTAGCCCTTAATGTTGAAGAGATACGTATTGAGGATGTTTCTGCCCGTCACTTAGCTAAGCTCCATGGCTACTCTGGACTTGCCATACGATACGGAGACCGCACAGAGACCCTTAACGACATTAGTTCTACTGTTCATTTAGAGCGGGATATCCTGCAAAGGATTATTAATGTTACCACGGAAAAACTGCCGCAGGTCGGTGTAGTAAAAACTGACACCATAACGCCCATTCCCGATGAAATGGTCCAGCGATACCAGCTACAGCAACCATCGGGGCTTACCAGTCAACGATATAGAAATCTCTATGATATCCTTCTTGAAACCTATCGCGTAAAACATCTTGATCTCTCCCGACAATCCATTCCCGATGATATTTCAACCATTGTTATTCCCGGTGGTGACGAAGCTACCTTGAGCAGTCCTGAGTTTCTGCGCGAGCTGGATGCCTTTTTTGCCCGTGGTGGAAATGCCATGATCCTGGCACCACGTCTCGACATTAATCTTGCAGCCATGGGACGGCAGCCCCATGTTACCTTTAAGGAGTATCCCTTTTATGCCTTGTTGGAATCCTATGGAGTGTCCGTGGGAGAGACGGTTATACTTGATCAGTACTGTGATAACATCTATGCAGATCAGGGAAGTGTCCCGTTTAAATACCCCTATTTTCCCGTGATTACCCAAGATGGTTTAAACAAAACTCACCCAATCACTTCTTCAATCAGCGGTGTAATACTCCAATGGGCATCTCCTGTATTTGCCCATGAGAATGCCGCCAAGGAAGACCTTCGTATCGATACTCTTCTTTTTAGCTCTGAAAAATCCTTTGGAAATACTCCACCCATTGGCTTGGCTCCAAACCAAGATTGGGATCGCATGTTCGACCAAGCAGAACGTGCGGGAGAAGCACCCTTTGGCCCGTTTCCCCTTGCCGTATCTGTTGAGGGAGTGCTCCCGAATCGTTTTGCCGATGAAACTGCTCCCCCACCCGAACAGGAAAATCGCCTCGTAGTGGTGGGAAGCGATAACTTTGTTACCCATGATGGCATGGGACTGAACAACCGGATATTCATACAAAACAGTGTGGATTGGGTCTCGCGCAGGGACGATTTTATTCATATCCGTTCCCAAAACATAACAGACCGACGAATAACCCGCGATGGTATACCCACAAACAGCGCCTTAGCGCGGAGAATTCGTACGGTAAACATTTTCCTTCTTCCTCTTATTGTGTGGCTTATCGGTATCGGAATCTTTCTGCATCGCCGGGAAATAGAGAGCAACTCTCTGCATAATAAGAAAAAAAGCGGAGGCACCCATGGTGAGTAA
- a CDS encoding ABC transporter permease subunit — protein sequence MNLLMTIVYKEFKSYFLSPIAYVFISVYLILTNFLFFQTFFVQNLSSMRAYFEIIPWVFILFLPAITMRTWAEEQKNRTLELLLTWPIPDGTIVLGKFLAALLILLLTLLLSCTVPITIMLLGNPDGGVIIGSYAGAALLGASYIAIGMWISSLTENQIIAFIGTAMFILVFLLIGNEVVTTFIPSSLVPLFDYLSIATHFQSISRGVIDSRDIIYYLSIIIFFLYLNRKSLERRKW from the coding sequence ATGAACCTACTTATGACCATTGTATACAAGGAATTCAAGTCCTACTTTCTCTCTCCCATTGCGTATGTATTCATCTCTGTCTACCTAATCTTAACAAATTTTCTTTTCTTTCAAACATTTTTTGTACAAAATCTCTCTTCCATGCGAGCATACTTTGAAATAATACCGTGGGTGTTCATACTCTTTCTTCCCGCAATTACCATGCGTACATGGGCGGAAGAACAAAAAAATAGGACCTTGGAACTCCTTCTGACCTGGCCCATTCCAGACGGAACAATTGTGTTAGGCAAGTTTCTTGCAGCCCTGCTCATACTCCTACTTACCTTACTCCTGTCATGTACCGTACCGATCACCATCATGTTGTTAGGAAATCCTGACGGAGGAGTTATAATTGGAAGTTACGCCGGAGCGGCACTCTTGGGAGCATCCTATATTGCCATTGGTATGTGGATCTCCTCCCTCACAGAAAATCAAATTATCGCCTTTATCGGCACAGCCATGTTTATCCTGGTCTTTCTTCTCATTGGAAATGAGGTTGTAACAACCTTTATTCCTTCCTCCTTGGTACCACTCTTTGACTATCTCAGTATAGCCACTCATTTTCAAAGTATTAGTCGGGGCGTAATCGATTCTCGTGATATCATCTATTACCTCTCCATTATCATCTTTTTTCTCTATCTCAACCGTAAGTCCCTTGAAAGGAGAAAGTGGTAG